In one window of Candidatus Scalindua sp. DNA:
- the trmD gene encoding tRNA (guanosine(37)-N1)-methyltransferase TrmD, with translation MRIDILTLFPGMFHAVFGESILKIAQDKKLVRLFLHNIRDYSRDKHKCVDDKPYGGGGGMVIKPEPLFHAVETVEKQAAQAAKKILLTPQGKTFDQQIAIDLAQESRLMFICGHYEGFDERIRLGIELMEISIGDYVLTGGEIPAMVVTDAVVRLIPGVLGGKRSLQYESFMNKMLDYPQYTRPEVFRGMKVPEILRSGNHKSIEEWRKDESAKKTEERRPDLLAK, from the coding sequence ATGAGAATTGATATTTTGACTCTGTTTCCTGGTATGTTTCATGCTGTTTTTGGTGAAAGCATTTTAAAAATTGCACAAGATAAGAAGCTCGTAAGGCTTTTTCTGCATAACATAAGAGATTATTCGCGTGATAAGCATAAGTGTGTAGATGATAAACCATACGGCGGAGGTGGAGGTATGGTAATAAAGCCGGAACCATTGTTCCATGCTGTAGAAACAGTAGAAAAACAAGCTGCTCAGGCTGCAAAGAAAATCTTATTGACACCTCAGGGGAAAACGTTTGACCAGCAGATTGCGATTGATCTGGCACAAGAAAGCCGATTAATGTTCATTTGCGGTCACTATGAAGGGTTTGATGAGAGGATCAGGTTGGGAATTGAACTCATGGAGATTTCAATTGGTGATTATGTATTGACCGGTGGAGAAATCCCTGCGATGGTCGTGACGGATGCAGTTGTGAGATTAATTCCGGGTGTCCTGGGTGGAAAAAGATCATTGCAATATGAGTCATTTATGAATAAAATGCTGGATTATCCTCAGTATACAAGGCCCGAAGTATTCAGGGGAATGAAAGTGCCTGAAATACTTAGATCAGGTAACCACAAGTCGATTGAAGAGTGGAGAAAAGATGAATCAGCAAAAAAAACAGAGGAACGAAGGCCTGATTTATTGGCAAAATAA
- the rplS gene encoding 50S ribosomal protein L19 produces MNMIDVLEKENMKKDVPQFRVGDQVDVHVKIVEGDKERIQIFNGIVIARKGGGNRETFTVRRIVQGEGVERVFPIHSPHVVDVVVKKSYKVRRAKLYYLREISGKAARLKELPRKKKN; encoded by the coding sequence ATGAACATGATAGACGTATTAGAGAAGGAGAACATGAAGAAAGATGTTCCACAGTTTCGGGTTGGAGATCAGGTTGACGTTCATGTTAAGATTGTAGAGGGCGATAAAGAGCGAATACAGATTTTTAATGGCATAGTTATTGCGAGAAAAGGTGGCGGCAACAGGGAGACATTTACGGTAAGACGAATAGTCCAGGGAGAAGGTGTAGAGAGGGTTTTTCCCATACATTCACCGCATGTAGTAGATGTGGTCGTGAAAAAGTCTTATAAGGTGAGACGTGCGAAACTGTATTATCTGAGAGAAATAAGCGGTAAGGCAGCTAGGCTTAAGGAACTTCCCAGAAAAAAGAAAAATTAG
- a CDS encoding YraN family protein: MIEKKVKTMLIQVSENRKSICREYIEMFWQESMLGDKIGPKELWIKGEGVARKFLKKRGYKILKRNYVSKTGEIDIVAYNKGIIAFVEVKARLSERYGSPVLAITKGKKRKIVKTALCYLLENKIENIDYRFDVVSILFTKEAYKPIIEFFEGAFTSDGLFDHV; encoded by the coding sequence GTGATTGAGAAAAAGGTAAAGACGATGTTAATTCAGGTTTCTGAAAACCGAAAATCAATCTGCAGGGAGTATATTGAGATGTTTTGGCAGGAAAGTATGCTTGGTGATAAGATCGGGCCAAAGGAGCTTTGGATTAAGGGAGAAGGTGTAGCCAGGAAATTTCTAAAGAAACGAGGCTACAAGATACTAAAAAGAAACTATGTAAGCAAGACGGGCGAGATCGATATTGTAGCATATAATAAGGGGATTATTGCATTTGTAGAAGTGAAGGCCCGCCTGTCGGAAAGGTATGGCTCACCTGTACTTGCTATAACAAAGGGAAAGAAAAGGAAAATTGTTAAGACTGCCTTGTGCTACCTGCTCGAAAACAAGATCGAAAATATCGATTACCGTTTTGATGTAGTTTCAATTTTATTTACAAAAGAAGCGTATAAGCCGATAATTGAGTTTTTTGAGGGCGCATTTACGTCTGATGGTCTTTTTGATCATGTTTAA
- a CDS encoding class I SAM-dependent methyltransferase, whose product MNRRNYGKRHVVSCYAHSLLQKPETLILEKYQEYILGKCVLDLGCGAGRTAPHLYNLSKNYTGIDYSFEMIEVCRERFKELCFVHGDVRNLNMIEDGSSDFVLFAYNGLDSVSHEGRLIGLREIYRVLRKNGLFVFSSHNRNHRDAISRPSITFTLHIYPMINNIIQFALSTYNHTRNKKKEQCNEEYSILNDRAHNYSMLTYYIDRKNQISQLAKIGFDVIEMFDTSANVLEHDSDDGDSAWIYYVARKRG is encoded by the coding sequence ATGAACAGAAGAAATTATGGAAAGAGACATGTTGTATCATGCTATGCCCACTCTCTCTTGCAAAAACCGGAGACACTTATCCTGGAAAAGTATCAGGAGTACATTCTGGGTAAATGTGTACTTGACCTTGGATGTGGCGCTGGTAGAACAGCACCACACCTGTATAATTTGAGTAAAAATTATACAGGCATTGATTATTCATTTGAAATGATAGAAGTATGCAGAGAGCGGTTCAAAGAGTTGTGCTTTGTTCATGGAGATGTGAGAAACCTGAACATGATAGAGGACGGGAGTAGCGATTTTGTACTGTTTGCTTACAATGGTCTCGATTCTGTTTCCCACGAGGGAAGGCTGATAGGTCTAAGAGAGATATACAGAGTACTAAGAAAAAATGGATTGTTTGTATTTTCTTCTCATAACAGAAATCACCGGGATGCGATCTCACGTCCGAGTATTACTTTTACATTACATATATATCCGATGATTAATAATATCATACAGTTTGCACTATCTACTTATAATCACACCCGAAACAAGAAAAAGGAGCAATGTAATGAAGAATATTCCATCCTCAATGATCGGGCGCACAATTACTCTATGTTGACCTATTATATTGACAGAAAGAATCAGATTTCTCAACTGGCGAAAATTGGATTCGATGTGATCGAGATGTTTGATACTTCCGCAAATGTCTTGGAACATGACAGTGATGATGGTGATAGTGCCTGGATTTATTATGTAGCGAGGAAACGGGGATAG
- a CDS encoding GDP-mannose 4,6-dehydratase, with translation MTIKSDRGYFFLYFISVIDHIYQDPHFDGAKLYLHYEDLNDAGQLTNLVYNTRPEEMYHLAAQSPVRGCLYYFNSEYLLAQTSGDKRWISGEIKVSW, from the coding sequence TTGACAATAAAAAGCGATAGAGGGTATTTTTTTCTGTATTTTATTTCTGTAATAGACCATATTTATCAAGACCCGCATTTTGATGGAGCCAAGTTATACTTACATTATGAGGACCTGAATGATGCCGGGCAATTGACGAATTTGGTATATAACACTCGACCGGAAGAGATGTATCATTTAGCTGCACAGTCCCCTGTAAGGGGATGTCTATACTACTTCAACAGTGAGTACCTGCTGGCTCAAACAAGCGGAGATAAAAGATGGATTTCTGGAGAGATAAAAGTGTCCTGGTGA
- a CDS encoding GDP-L-fucose synthase, whose amino-acid sequence MDFWRDKSVLVTGGGGFLGSFVTQKLRERGCRRIFVPSSRVYNLVEMESVKRVYEDAEPHIVIHLAALVGGIGANSRNPGSFFYDNLMMGVQLMEIGRVSGIEKFVALGTICSYPKHTPVPFKEDDLWIGYPEETNAPYGIAKKMLLVQSQAYRQQYGFNAITLFPVNLYGPGDNFDLTSSHVIPALINKCVNAVKRNDSEITVWGTGNATREFLYAEDAAEGILLAAERYNKQDPVNLGTGIEISIKQLTDLIAEKTGFTGQIIWDSSKLEGQMRRMVDTTRAEKEFGFKAKTQFGGGLQKTIEWYSSNVSLKRAHGNIGN is encoded by the coding sequence ATGGATTTCTGGAGAGATAAAAGTGTCCTGGTGACAGGTGGCGGTGGTTTCCTGGGATCTTTTGTTACACAGAAGTTAAGAGAGAGGGGCTGCAGAAGAATATTTGTACCGAGTAGCAGGGTCTATAATTTAGTAGAAATGGAGTCTGTTAAAAGGGTTTATGAAGATGCTGAGCCTCATATCGTAATTCATTTGGCAGCATTGGTTGGAGGTATCGGAGCAAACAGCCGTAATCCCGGGAGTTTCTTTTACGATAACCTTATGATGGGTGTTCAGTTGATGGAGATAGGAAGAGTATCAGGAATAGAAAAATTTGTTGCTCTCGGTACCATTTGCTCTTATCCGAAACACACGCCAGTGCCATTTAAAGAAGATGATCTGTGGATCGGTTATCCTGAAGAAACCAATGCCCCGTATGGCATTGCAAAAAAAATGCTTTTAGTGCAGTCTCAGGCCTATCGACAGCAATACGGATTTAATGCAATCACCCTTTTTCCCGTAAATCTCTATGGTCCGGGAGACAATTTTGATCTGACGTCATCTCATGTTATTCCTGCCTTGATTAATAAATGTGTCAATGCGGTTAAAAGGAACGATTCAGAAATTACTGTATGGGGGACAGGCAATGCGACACGTGAATTTCTCTATGCAGAAGATGCTGCAGAAGGAATCCTTCTTGCTGCGGAAAGATACAATAAACAAGACCCTGTTAATCTTGGGACAGGGATTGAGATTTCCATAAAACAGTTGACAGATCTCATTGCTGAAAAAACAGGGTTCACTGGTCAGATCATATGGGATAGCTCTAAACTTGAAGGTCAAATGAGAAGAATGGTAGATACCACAAGAGCAGAAAAAGAATTCGGATTTAAAGCAAAAACGCAGTTTGGTGGTGGATTACAGAAAACGATAGAGTGGTATAGCAGCAATGTGTCTCTAAAACGTGCACACGGAAATATTGGAAACTGA
- a CDS encoding universal stress protein, translated as MLKTILVPIDGSDTSLVAVDYAIELSKIFNAELIGVSIIDVKRLAGPFMRDLGTSIGGMVPYADFQQKIRKILEDIATAALDEFEGKCKSANVSFIREISEGIVSKEIVKAAERCDMISMGMAGEHALWRDALLGSNLESVARQTHKPIMVSPEKFKKISKMLVAYDGSLFSSQALTTGAAIAEKAGIPLTIIHVSDDKEKSEKVLSQAVESLKDYDVTYDTLIEGGEPANAIVDTCKKGNFNLMVMGAYGHSRLRELVLGSTTVQIMRKVKCPLLLCR; from the coding sequence ATGCTGAAAACAATCCTAGTACCGATTGACGGATCAGATACCAGTCTGGTGGCTGTTGATTATGCAATAGAATTATCGAAGATATTCAATGCTGAGTTGATTGGCGTCTCAATTATTGATGTAAAAAGATTGGCAGGACCATTTATGAGGGATCTGGGAACAAGCATTGGTGGCATGGTACCATATGCTGATTTCCAGCAGAAAATCCGAAAGATATTGGAAGATATCGCTACAGCTGCTCTAGACGAGTTCGAAGGCAAATGTAAATCTGCAAATGTATCATTCATTCGTGAAATAAGTGAAGGCATAGTCAGTAAGGAAATCGTGAAAGCTGCTGAAAGATGCGACATGATTTCAATGGGGATGGCCGGTGAACATGCCTTGTGGCGTGATGCGCTTTTGGGCTCAAATCTTGAATCTGTTGCCAGGCAGACACATAAACCGATAATGGTTTCTCCCGAAAAATTTAAGAAAATTTCAAAAATGCTTGTAGCTTATGACGGGAGCCTTTTTTCAAGCCAGGCCCTGACAACCGGTGCTGCGATTGCCGAGAAAGCAGGCATTCCTCTAACCATTATCCATGTTTCTGATGATAAAGAGAAAAGTGAAAAAGTCCTTTCGCAGGCAGTAGAATCTCTCAAAGACTATGATGTTACCTATGATACCTTAATTGAAGGCGGGGAACCCGCAAATGCCATTGTTGATACATGTAAGAAAGGCAACTTCAATCTCATGGTTATGGGAGCTTATGGTCACTCCCGGCTAAGAGAGCTTGTCCTTGGCAGTACTACAGTACAGATAATGAGAAAGGTAAAATGTCCATTGTTGCTTTGCCGGTGA
- a CDS encoding universal stress protein — MIKLKKILCPIDHSDCSKEALKYAVSFALREEALLYLLHVIDIRTFDENLDTITKQMPDDKSIRQLREKLLECVPEEIRSDMKIEAIVVQGIPFVEIISAAKQHNVDMLVLGTHGRTGLAHIMLGSVSEKVVRKAPCPVLTVRQPNHKFVMP; from the coding sequence ATGATTAAACTGAAGAAGATCTTGTGTCCCATAGATCATTCTGACTGTTCAAAAGAGGCATTAAAGTATGCTGTATCGTTTGCGTTGAGAGAGGAAGCATTGCTTTACTTATTACACGTAATTGATATTCGTACTTTTGATGAAAACCTGGACACTATAACAAAACAGATGCCTGATGATAAATCGATTCGTCAATTGCGTGAAAAACTTCTGGAGTGTGTACCGGAGGAAATTCGAAGTGATATGAAAATAGAAGCCATTGTGGTGCAGGGAATACCTTTTGTGGAAATTATCAGTGCGGCAAAACAACATAACGTAGATATGCTGGTACTAGGCACACATGGGAGAACAGGGCTTGCACACATTATGCTTGGTAGTGTATCTGAAAAAGTTGTGAGAAAAGCCCCTTGTCCGGTACTGACCGTAAGACAACCAAACCATAAGTTTGTCATGCCGTAA